A region from the Equus quagga isolate Etosha38 unplaced genomic scaffold, UCLA_HA_Equagga_1.0 153_RagTag, whole genome shotgun sequence genome encodes:
- the LOC124233079 gene encoding protein FAM219B isoform X2, with protein sequence MATAEPGVHAARACSPAARPGGTPARVAGAAGPPSGRRGSGVPRLGERTPAAVEKRGPYMVTRAPSIQAKLQKHRDLAKAVLRRKGMLGASPKRPDSSGKRSVKFNKGYTALSQSPDENLVSLDSDSDGELESRYSSGYSSAEVNQDVSRQLLQDGYHLDEIPDDEDLDLIPPKPMASSTCSCCWCCLGDSSSCTLQ encoded by the exons ATGGCGACGGCGGAGCCCGGCGTGCACGCGGCGCGGGCGTGTAGTCCTGCAGCCCGGCCCGGGGGGACCCCGGCCCGCGTGGCAGGAGCTGCGGGTCCGCCCTCTGGGCGAAGGGGCAGCGGAGTCCCCAGGCTGGGGGAGCGGACCCCGGCGGCTGTGGAGAAGCGGGGGCCCTACATGGTGACGCGAGCGCCTTCCATTCAGGCCAAGCTGC AGAAGCACCGGGACCTGGCCAAGGCCGTTCTGCGGAGAAAAGGCATGCTGGGGGCCTCGCCGAAGCGCCCCGATTCTTCCGGGAAAAG GTCGGTGAAGTTTAACAAGGGCTATACTGCTCTTAGTCAGAGTCCAGATGAAAACCTGGTGTCCCTCGACTCTGACAG TGATGGGGAGCTGGAATCCAGATACTCTTCCGGGTATTCCTCTGCAGAG GTGAACCAGGATGTGAGCCGGCAGCTGCTCCAGGATGGGTATCACCTAGATGAGATTCCAGATGATGAGGACTTGGATCTCATTCCCCCCAAGCCTATGGCCTCCTCAACGTGCTCCTGCTGCTGGTGCTGTCTTGGGGACTCTTCCTCCTGTACCCTCCAGTAG
- the LOC124233079 gene encoding protein FAM219B isoform X1, translated as MATAEPGVHAARACSPAARPGGTPARVAGAAGPPSGRRGSGVPRLGERTPAAVEKRGPYMVTRAPSIQAKLQKHRDLAKAVLRRKGMLGASPKRPDSSGKRSVKFNKGYTALSQSPDENLVSLDSDSDGELESRYSSGYSSAEQVNQDVSRQLLQDGYHLDEIPDDEDLDLIPPKPMASSTCSCCWCCLGDSSSCTLQ; from the exons ATGGCGACGGCGGAGCCCGGCGTGCACGCGGCGCGGGCGTGTAGTCCTGCAGCCCGGCCCGGGGGGACCCCGGCCCGCGTGGCAGGAGCTGCGGGTCCGCCCTCTGGGCGAAGGGGCAGCGGAGTCCCCAGGCTGGGGGAGCGGACCCCGGCGGCTGTGGAGAAGCGGGGGCCCTACATGGTGACGCGAGCGCCTTCCATTCAGGCCAAGCTGC AGAAGCACCGGGACCTGGCCAAGGCCGTTCTGCGGAGAAAAGGCATGCTGGGGGCCTCGCCGAAGCGCCCCGATTCTTCCGGGAAAAG GTCGGTGAAGTTTAACAAGGGCTATACTGCTCTTAGTCAGAGTCCAGATGAAAACCTGGTGTCCCTCGACTCTGACAG TGATGGGGAGCTGGAATCCAGATACTCTTCCGGGTATTCCTCTGCAGAG CAGGTGAACCAGGATGTGAGCCGGCAGCTGCTCCAGGATGGGTATCACCTAGATGAGATTCCAGATGATGAGGACTTGGATCTCATTCCCCCCAAGCCTATGGCCTCCTCAACGTGCTCCTGCTGCTGGTGCTGTCTTGGGGACTCTTCCTCCTGTACCCTCCAGTAG